In Aeromicrobium marinum DSM 15272, one genomic interval encodes:
- a CDS encoding HNH endonuclease signature motif containing protein: protein MDIGEREAAGHLTVLARARARAEASEWVAMLRFRDTECVRVRELDGVVRQRVERDGVVWSIGQALGLSESQVMNRFAVADRVVEDAPSVWAAFRAGMVDGARVREIGLTLDKLVRTESKARLDAKVVAYASGHTVAELRAWLRRFVRRVEGDLAVERAEEERKHRCVEVRHTDDGMAWLTAYLPSHVAAAIDKRLTKEAIAFGADDPRTKAQRRADLFAAWLTTNESGQAAMGADVAVTVTADILAGARAGFAEAADGSWGVPAQWITDLALNLAEHGGAFWHRMVLHPVTGDVLAHEYHGRYAPEILAKAIRFRDGVCQAPGCLVPADRCDLDHRRPWPAGDTSGDNMWALCRRHHSMKGHGVLRWVLPHEPDPPPVTRYLTSEIYLPITTHLEYVPAA from the coding sequence ATGGACATCGGGGAGCGTGAGGCGGCGGGGCATCTGACCGTGCTGGCGCGGGCCCGCGCCCGTGCCGAGGCCTCCGAATGGGTCGCGATGCTGCGGTTCCGTGACACCGAGTGTGTGCGGGTGCGGGAGCTGGACGGGGTGGTGCGGCAGCGGGTCGAGCGCGACGGCGTGGTGTGGTCCATCGGTCAGGCGTTGGGGTTGTCCGAGTCCCAGGTGATGAACCGGTTCGCGGTCGCTGATCGGGTGGTCGAGGACGCACCATCGGTGTGGGCGGCGTTTCGTGCCGGGATGGTCGATGGTGCCCGGGTCCGCGAGATCGGTCTGACCCTGGACAAGCTGGTCCGCACCGAGTCGAAGGCCCGCCTGGACGCGAAGGTCGTCGCCTACGCATCCGGTCACACGGTGGCGGAGTTGCGGGCGTGGTTGCGGCGGTTCGTCCGCCGGGTCGAGGGCGACCTCGCGGTCGAACGTGCGGAGGAGGAGCGCAAGCACCGGTGTGTGGAGGTCCGCCACACCGATGACGGGATGGCGTGGTTGACCGCGTACCTGCCGTCCCACGTTGCTGCTGCGATCGACAAGCGCCTGACGAAGGAAGCCATCGCGTTCGGTGCTGACGACCCGCGGACGAAGGCCCAACGCCGTGCGGACCTGTTCGCGGCGTGGCTGACCACCAACGAGTCCGGTCAGGCGGCCATGGGTGCTGATGTTGCGGTCACGGTCACCGCCGACATCCTCGCCGGTGCCCGTGCGGGGTTCGCCGAGGCGGCCGACGGGTCGTGGGGTGTTCCCGCACAGTGGATCACCGACCTGGCGCTGAACCTGGCCGAGCACGGTGGGGCGTTCTGGCACCGGATGGTGTTGCACCCGGTGACCGGGGACGTGCTGGCTCATGAGTACCACGGCCGCTACGCCCCCGAGATCCTCGCCAAAGCGATCAGGTTCCGCGACGGGGTCTGCCAGGCCCCCGGATGCCTGGTACCGGCTGACCGGTGTGACCTGGACCACCGCAGACCCTGGCCCGCAGGGGACACCTCGGGCGACAACATGTGGGCGCTGTGCCGGCGGCACCACTCGATGAAGGGCCACGGGGTCCTGCGCTGGGTCCTGCCGCACGAACCCGACCCACCACCAGTCACCAGGTACCTGACCTCCGAGATCTACCTCCCCATCACCACCCACCTCGAATACGTCCCCGCCGCCTGA
- a CDS encoding esterase/lipase family protein, translated as MNVSIPWSPGPVGLALELAAMPVTLLGLARGAGEVTRTSPRGDGHTVLVIPGFTAGDATTLPLRRYLDELGYRTAGWGLGLNLGIRPEDEPVLEAHAETLAADGPITVIGWSLGGVYARELARRRPELVRRVVTLGTPIRGRDGAAWIIRWFRLLNPAVADDLTDEGAARHAMPLDVPMTAVYSLTDGVLDGSACRVRDEDEGPDAENVHVRAAHLAMGFDLDVFRVVADRLHRDCLSRAA; from the coding sequence GTGAACGTGAGCATCCCGTGGAGTCCCGGACCCGTCGGACTGGCCCTGGAGCTGGCCGCGATGCCGGTGACGCTGCTCGGCCTGGCGCGGGGCGCCGGGGAGGTCACCCGCACCAGCCCCCGCGGCGACGGCCACACCGTGCTGGTCATCCCCGGGTTCACCGCCGGCGACGCGACCACGCTGCCGTTGCGCCGGTACCTCGACGAGCTGGGCTACCGCACCGCCGGATGGGGCCTGGGGCTCAACCTGGGCATCCGGCCCGAGGACGAGCCGGTGCTGGAGGCGCACGCCGAGACCCTCGCGGCGGACGGGCCGATCACGGTGATCGGGTGGAGCCTCGGCGGGGTGTACGCCCGCGAGCTGGCCCGGCGGCGGCCCGAGCTGGTCCGCCGAGTCGTCACGCTCGGCACGCCCATCCGGGGGCGCGACGGTGCCGCGTGGATCATCCGCTGGTTCCGCCTGCTCAACCCCGCGGTCGCCGACGACCTCACCGACGAGGGCGCCGCCCGGCACGCGATGCCTCTCGACGTCCCCATGACGGCCGTCTACAGCCTCACCGACGGCGTGCTCGACGGATCGGCCTGCCGCGTGCGGGACGAGGACGAGGGCCCCGACGCCGAGAACGTCCACGTCCGGGCCGCGCATCTCGCCATGGGCTTCGACCTCGACGTCTTCCGGGTCGTCGCCGACCGGCTCCACCGCGACTGTCTCAGCCGCGCGGCATGA
- a CDS encoding DUF3253 domain-containing protein: protein MSWRKKWERDWADVRYCSAACRRRGVSPTDRALEASILTLLDARADDATICPSEAARQVGGEQWRELMEPARRAARRLVEAGRVQITQAGHVVDPSTAKGPIRIRRTP, encoded by the coding sequence ATCTCGTGGCGCAAGAAGTGGGAGCGCGACTGGGCCGACGTCCGGTACTGCAGCGCGGCGTGCCGCAGGCGAGGTGTCTCGCCCACCGACCGGGCACTCGAGGCATCCATCCTCACCCTGCTCGACGCCCGGGCCGACGACGCGACCATCTGCCCCTCCGAGGCGGCACGCCAGGTCGGCGGGGAGCAGTGGCGCGAGCTGATGGAACCGGCTCGACGCGCAGCCCGACGACTCGTCGAGGCCGGAAGGGTCCAGATCACCCAGGCCGGCCACGTGGTCGACCCGTCCACCGCGAAGGGTCCGATCCGTATCCGCAGGACGCCGTGA
- a CDS encoding dual specificity protein phosphatase family protein, producing the protein MADRPSFEFATVSAVTDRVWIGGDLSIHRSDLARQQADELVEHGLTHVVDCRSELDDAVRWRRHPAVDYLNHPMDDAGQEVPDEWFDEAVEHLQTALLDPAAVVLTHCHAGVNRGPSLGFALLLAEGWDPVEAIGRIRSARLIAHTFYAEQALRWHHERTGTPAAQRRDERAALTEWRRRHPVSLRHVMGR; encoded by the coding sequence ATGGCCGATCGACCGAGCTTCGAGTTCGCCACCGTGAGTGCGGTGACCGATCGGGTGTGGATCGGTGGTGACCTGTCGATCCACCGCTCCGACCTCGCGCGTCAGCAGGCCGACGAGCTGGTCGAGCACGGCCTGACCCACGTGGTCGACTGCCGGTCCGAGCTCGACGACGCGGTCCGGTGGCGCCGACACCCGGCGGTCGACTACCTCAACCACCCCATGGACGACGCCGGCCAGGAGGTTCCGGACGAGTGGTTCGACGAGGCGGTCGAGCACCTGCAGACCGCTCTGCTCGACCCTGCCGCCGTCGTCCTCACCCACTGTCATGCCGGGGTCAACCGCGGGCCCTCACTCGGCTTCGCCCTGTTGCTGGCCGAGGGATGGGACCCGGTCGAGGCGATCGGTCGGATCCGCAGCGCCCGACTGATCGCCCACACCTTCTACGCCGAGCAGGCGCTGCGGTGGCACCACGAGCGGACCGGGACTCCTGCGGCACAACGCCGTGACGAGCGGGCCGCGCTGACCGAGTGGCGCCGCCGGCACCCCGTGTCCCTCCGGCACGTGATGGGGCGCTGA
- a CDS encoding MBL fold metallo-hydrolase produces MTDTRITHIGGPTTLIETGGWRILTDPTFDPPGRRYFFGWGTTSRKLVGPALEPGDLGPIDAVLVSHHHHGDNLDPTGREHLDRWGTVCTTVKGARALGGGAVGLAPWETTTLSAPGKDDVTVTATPCRHGPVGSDPITGPVIGFALAWPGQEHGSLWVTGDTVLYDGLRAVPERLDIGTVVLHLGSVRFRYLSGWLRYTMDAREGVELLDLVQPRHVVPVHYEGWSHFQQGRGPAEAELASSAHADRVVWLGPGEACDLSV; encoded by the coding sequence ATGACCGACACGCGCATCACCCACATCGGCGGTCCGACGACCCTCATCGAGACCGGCGGGTGGCGGATCCTCACCGACCCGACCTTCGACCCGCCGGGGCGCCGCTACTTCTTCGGGTGGGGGACCACGTCGCGCAAGCTCGTCGGACCCGCGCTGGAGCCGGGGGACCTCGGGCCGATCGACGCCGTGCTCGTCAGCCACCACCACCACGGCGACAACCTCGACCCGACCGGCCGCGAGCACCTCGACCGGTGGGGCACCGTCTGCACGACGGTCAAGGGCGCACGGGCCCTCGGTGGGGGCGCGGTCGGCCTGGCGCCGTGGGAGACGACGACCCTGTCGGCGCCCGGCAAGGACGACGTCACCGTCACCGCCACCCCGTGCCGCCACGGTCCCGTCGGCAGCGACCCGATCACCGGGCCGGTCATCGGGTTCGCCCTGGCGTGGCCGGGCCAGGAGCACGGAAGCCTGTGGGTCACCGGCGACACGGTCCTGTACGACGGTCTGCGTGCCGTGCCGGAGCGGCTCGACATCGGCACCGTGGTGCTGCACCTCGGCTCGGTCCGGTTCCGGTACCTCTCGGGCTGGCTCCGGTACACGATGGACGCCCGCGAGGGCGTGGAGCTGCTCGACCTCGTCCAGCCGCGTCACGTGGTCCCCGTGCACTACGAGGGATGGTCACACTTCCAGCAGGGTCGCGGACCGGCCGAGGCCGAGCTGGCGTCCTCGGCCCACGCGGACCGGGTGGTGTGGCTGGGCCCCGGGGAGGCCTGCGACCTGTCCGTCTGA
- a CDS encoding putative quinol monooxygenase has translation MIFIVAKFQVRPDWSDRWIDLATPFTEATRAEPGNLWFEWSRSVEDPNEFVLVEAFRDGEAGGAHVNSEHFATAMATLPQALAATPRIVSEEIGQDGWNLMGEMSVD, from the coding sequence ATGATCTTCATCGTCGCCAAGTTCCAGGTCAGGCCCGACTGGTCCGACCGTTGGATCGACCTCGCCACCCCGTTCACCGAGGCGACCCGCGCCGAGCCGGGCAACCTGTGGTTCGAGTGGTCCCGCAGCGTCGAGGACCCGAACGAGTTCGTGCTCGTCGAGGCGTTCCGTGACGGGGAGGCCGGCGGCGCCCACGTGAACAGCGAGCACTTCGCCACCGCCATGGCGACCCTCCCCCAGGCTCTGGCCGCGACCCCGCGCATCGTGAGCGAGGAGATCGGCCAGGACGGCTGGAACCTCATGGGTGAGATGAGCGTCGACTGA
- a CDS encoding DEAD/DEAH box helicase, producing MPTRTDLRALLRHRVEFREAESPGDSRFVFHSPDGPHEASAQDAVGALSHGIRAMSADPSARAWATPAILALRLMATGRLGAPGGSDLDQLRAAGAAIGPDAATGQRHVFAFLKALAVDAPAVALTPQGDEPGIRPRRTETEFGFTLVVTFLDEPTDAESGVVRLRIRPRAAAAAPFDAADLFAGPERPIVVDARTPTLAMLERLGQRWAPAARLADPHSRGATTVSTDELSALGDPALTTNLMANRVEIRWPAELVRDLDTRGVVGLEPGPDDEHPADRTWSGHDRPAAFTSGQLFRFDWQVALGDDVLSEAELDLLASEHRGLLRLRDRWVMVDRARIRRALDQRHRGVSQAEALRAAITGRLEIDGELTDVDTVGWLDDVRRRLAVADRDLLPDRQPADLQGTLRDYQLQGLRWMSQLVGLGLGGCLADDMGLGKTVMLIALHLQRVTVTPAPTLVVCPASVLGNWEREIARFAPGEPVRRFHGPTRSLDGLTHGFVITTYATMRSSAADLAEQRWGLLVADEAQNVKNPRSRAAQALRSIDAAARLALTGTPVENNLGELWAILDWTTPGLLGGPEEFRHQWSRPIESGRDPQLAAELSGLIRPFVLRRRKSDPGIAPELPPKFETDHRANLTREQVGLYEATVRATMAQIESASGIHRRGLIIKLLTQLKQICNHPGQFLRETEGRLTGRSGKLLLLDDLLPEIVAEDGAALVFTQYARMGHLLSRHLADRGIDHFYLHGGTPIPRRERMVQQFSAGEAPVFVLSLKAAGTGLNLTRADHVIHYDRWWNPAVEDQATDRAHRIGQTKSVQVHRLMSEGTIEESIAELIASKRALADAVVNAGEMALTELSDTDLARLVRLRA from the coding sequence ATGCCCACCCGCACGGACCTGCGCGCGCTGCTGAGACATCGGGTCGAGTTCCGGGAGGCCGAGTCGCCCGGCGACTCCCGGTTCGTGTTCCACTCCCCCGACGGTCCGCACGAGGCCAGCGCCCAGGACGCGGTGGGTGCCCTGAGCCACGGCATCCGGGCCATGTCGGCGGATCCGTCGGCCCGCGCGTGGGCGACCCCGGCGATCCTGGCCCTGCGCCTGATGGCCACCGGCCGGCTGGGCGCACCGGGCGGCTCGGACCTCGACCAGCTGCGCGCCGCGGGCGCAGCGATCGGGCCTGACGCAGCCACCGGCCAGCGCCACGTGTTCGCGTTCCTCAAGGCCCTCGCCGTCGACGCACCCGCGGTCGCCCTGACCCCGCAGGGCGACGAGCCCGGCATCCGGCCCCGGCGGACCGAGACGGAGTTCGGCTTCACCCTGGTCGTCACCTTCCTCGACGAGCCGACCGATGCCGAGTCGGGCGTGGTCCGGCTGCGCATCCGGCCGCGGGCCGCGGCCGCTGCCCCGTTCGACGCCGCCGACCTGTTCGCCGGTCCGGAACGACCCATCGTCGTCGACGCCAGGACGCCCACGCTCGCGATGCTGGAGCGGCTCGGCCAGCGATGGGCCCCGGCGGCGCGGCTGGCCGACCCGCACTCCCGCGGCGCCACGACCGTCTCCACCGACGAGCTCTCGGCCCTCGGCGATCCCGCGCTCACCACCAACCTGATGGCCAACCGGGTCGAGATCCGCTGGCCCGCCGAGCTCGTCCGCGACCTCGACACGCGCGGTGTGGTGGGGCTCGAGCCCGGTCCGGACGACGAGCACCCGGCGGATCGCACCTGGTCGGGCCACGACCGACCGGCCGCGTTCACCTCGGGCCAGCTGTTCCGGTTCGACTGGCAGGTGGCCCTCGGTGACGACGTGCTCAGCGAGGCCGAGCTCGACCTCCTCGCGTCCGAGCACCGGGGACTCCTGCGGTTGCGCGACCGGTGGGTCATGGTCGACCGGGCGCGGATCCGCCGCGCCCTCGACCAGCGTCACCGCGGTGTCAGCCAGGCCGAGGCCCTGCGGGCCGCGATCACCGGCCGGCTGGAGATCGACGGCGAGCTGACCGACGTCGACACCGTCGGGTGGCTCGACGACGTCCGCCGGCGACTGGCCGTCGCCGATCGCGACCTGCTGCCGGACCGGCAGCCGGCCGACCTCCAGGGGACGTTGCGCGACTACCAGCTGCAGGGTCTGCGGTGGATGAGTCAGCTGGTCGGCCTGGGTCTGGGTGGGTGCCTCGCCGACGACATGGGCCTGGGCAAGACGGTCATGCTGATCGCGCTGCACCTGCAGCGGGTCACCGTCACGCCGGCACCGACCCTCGTCGTCTGCCCGGCGTCGGTGCTGGGCAACTGGGAGCGCGAGATCGCCCGGTTCGCGCCGGGCGAGCCGGTGCGCCGCTTCCACGGCCCCACCCGGTCGCTGGACGGGCTGACCCACGGGTTCGTCATCACCACCTACGCCACGATGCGGTCGTCGGCCGCTGACCTGGCCGAGCAGCGCTGGGGACTGCTCGTGGCCGACGAGGCCCAGAACGTCAAGAACCCGCGCTCGCGGGCGGCGCAGGCCCTGCGCTCCATCGACGCCGCCGCGCGGCTGGCACTCACCGGCACCCCGGTGGAGAACAACCTCGGCGAGCTCTGGGCCATCCTCGACTGGACCACCCCCGGCCTGCTCGGCGGGCCCGAGGAGTTCCGGCACCAGTGGTCGCGCCCGATCGAGTCCGGCCGCGACCCGCAGCTGGCCGCCGAGCTCTCCGGCCTGATCCGCCCCTTCGTGCTGCGCCGGCGCAAGTCCGACCCCGGGATCGCGCCCGAGCTGCCCCCGAAGTTCGAGACCGACCACCGGGCGAACCTCACCCGCGAACAGGTCGGGCTCTACGAGGCCACCGTGCGCGCGACGATGGCGCAGATCGAGTCGGCGTCAGGCATCCACCGACGCGGCCTCATCATCAAGCTGCTGACCCAGCTCAAGCAGATCTGCAACCACCCCGGCCAGTTCCTGCGGGAGACCGAGGGCCGGCTGACGGGCCGCTCGGGCAAGCTGCTGCTGCTCGACGACCTGCTGCCCGAGATCGTCGCCGAGGACGGCGCGGCGCTCGTGTTCACCCAGTACGCCCGGATGGGCCACCTGCTCTCGCGCCACCTCGCCGACCGAGGCATCGACCACTTCTACCTGCACGGCGGGACCCCGATCCCCCGTCGGGAGCGGATGGTGCAGCAGTTCAGCGCCGGCGAGGCGCCCGTGTTCGTGCTCTCGCTCAAGGCGGCCGGCACCGGGCTCAACCTGACCCGAGCCGACCACGTCATCCACTACGACCGGTGGTGGAACCCCGCGGTCGAGGACCAGGCCACCGACCGCGCCCACCGCATCGGCCAGACCAAGTCCGTCCAGGTGCACCGGCTCATGAGCGAAGGCACCATCGAGGAGTCCATCGCCGAGCTGATCGCCAGCAAGCGGGCCCTGGCCGACGCAGTCGTCAACGCCGGTGAGATGGCGCTCACCGAGCTCAGTGACACCGATCTGGCCCGCCTCGTGCGCCTGCGCGCCTAG
- a CDS encoding dioxygenase family protein produces the protein MRHLEARLRPSPRMPVLFIGHGNPMHAISDNAFTRQWAALGAELPPAQAIVVISAHWQTPGSTRVTDAPRNRVIYDFGGFPDELSQVRYDSAGDPEVARILTHHLAEYEAQLDAQWGLDHGTWSVLTHLAPAPQVPVLQISIDAAMPLPALHDLYARLRDLRHRGVLFIGSGNIVHALGRVRWEGGGPWDWAEEFDAVTAEAIAERRVDLLTDPFGHWPSARIAVPTDDHYRPMIAALSLLEPGEETRFFNEQIDLGSIGMRSFVTA, from the coding sequence GTGAGACACCTCGAGGCGCGGCTGCGCCCCAGCCCCCGGATGCCGGTCCTGTTCATCGGGCACGGCAACCCCATGCACGCCATCTCCGACAACGCCTTCACGCGGCAGTGGGCCGCGCTCGGTGCCGAGCTGCCACCCGCGCAGGCCATCGTGGTCATCAGTGCCCACTGGCAGACGCCGGGCAGCACCCGGGTCACCGACGCCCCCCGCAACCGCGTGATCTACGACTTCGGCGGGTTCCCCGACGAGCTCTCGCAGGTCCGGTACGACTCGGCCGGCGACCCCGAGGTCGCGCGCATCCTGACGCACCACCTCGCGGAGTACGAGGCGCAGCTGGATGCGCAGTGGGGCCTGGACCATGGGACCTGGTCGGTGCTCACCCACCTCGCGCCCGCGCCCCAGGTCCCGGTCCTGCAGATCAGCATCGACGCCGCCATGCCGCTGCCGGCGCTGCACGACCTGTACGCACGGCTGCGCGACCTGCGACACCGTGGGGTGCTGTTCATCGGCAGCGGCAACATCGTGCACGCCCTCGGACGGGTGCGGTGGGAGGGCGGTGGCCCGTGGGACTGGGCCGAGGAGTTCGACGCGGTCACGGCGGAGGCGATCGCCGAACGCCGGGTGGACCTGCTCACCGATCCGTTCGGGCACTGGCCTTCTGCCCGGATCGCGGTGCCGACCGACGACCACTACCGCCCCATGATCGCCGCCCTGAGCCTGCTGGAACCGGGGGAGGAGACCCGCTTCTTCAACGAGCAGATCGATCTGGGCTCGATCGGGATGAGGTCCTTCGTCACGGCGTGA
- a CDS encoding DEAD/DEAH box helicase produces the protein MTDSDPQLSLWDGIVHRRVPARVEGTPVRLAVDDGPSGPQVRVLVGPDEVPAADAYADRDHPLATTRRDVLERIQALARWWPAADRVARHLDDPAVGITRDEHLALADGLVVTQLALRSVSVDHITDVVRELDLAAVLHGGDDAAGFGPGATFTVRWRATLEGEPLTPADLDRIRAAGGGVVEVLGRPVQIDPAELAAHCVGEGAEVTAVEALRALATRRVRVAGRTVPVELDDWLDRVRDRLTGATDLAPVPVPAGLQATLRPYQAEGFRWLELVTSLGLGGCLADDMGLGKTVQLIALHLHRSAAVTTRPTLVVCPASVLGNWSRELARFAPTVEVRTFHGPGRTLAEIPAGAVVLTTFGTLRADVQTLAGTPWGMVVADEAQHVKNSRAATSTAVRSLPSLVRVALTGTPVENDLEELWSILDWTTPGLLGTRAAFRRQFAQPVEAGSQIAADELATLVRPLVLRRRKTDPGIAPDLPPKTVTDLAVTFGSAQARLYEQTVAAGMQRVRESTSMQRRGQVLALITRCKQVCDHPALVEHRGASAKLDVLDDLVDTIVAEDGRALVFTQYVRMGELLVDHWTEREVSHRFLHGSLPVGQRQRMVDEFQAGDLPVLLLSLRAGGTGLNLTAADHVIHYDRWWNPAVEDQATDRAHRIGQTKPVQVHRLTVGGTVEDGIADLIERKRALADAVINTGETALTELSDEDLEQLLRLRR, from the coding sequence GTGACCGACTCCGACCCGCAGCTGAGCCTGTGGGACGGCATCGTCCACCGTCGCGTGCCGGCACGCGTCGAGGGCACCCCGGTCCGTCTGGCCGTCGACGACGGCCCGTCCGGGCCGCAGGTGCGGGTGCTCGTCGGCCCCGACGAGGTCCCGGCCGCCGACGCCTACGCCGACCGCGACCATCCCCTGGCCACCACCCGGCGTGACGTGCTCGAGCGCATCCAGGCGCTCGCCCGGTGGTGGCCGGCCGCCGACCGGGTGGCCCGGCATCTCGACGACCCCGCGGTCGGGATCACCCGCGACGAGCACCTGGCCCTGGCGGACGGCCTCGTGGTCACCCAGCTGGCACTGCGGTCGGTCTCGGTCGACCACATCACCGACGTCGTCCGCGAGCTGGACCTCGCCGCCGTGCTGCACGGTGGCGACGACGCAGCCGGGTTCGGTCCCGGCGCCACGTTCACGGTCCGGTGGCGGGCCACGCTCGAGGGCGAGCCGCTGACCCCTGCCGACCTCGACCGCATCCGTGCTGCGGGCGGAGGCGTCGTGGAGGTCCTGGGCCGGCCGGTGCAGATCGACCCGGCCGAGCTCGCCGCACACTGCGTCGGCGAGGGGGCCGAGGTCACCGCCGTCGAGGCGCTCCGCGCCCTGGCCACCCGCCGGGTCCGGGTCGCGGGTCGGACCGTTCCCGTCGAGCTCGACGACTGGCTCGACCGCGTCCGCGACCGGCTCACCGGTGCCACCGACCTCGCCCCGGTCCCGGTGCCCGCGGGGTTGCAGGCCACGCTGCGGCCGTACCAGGCCGAGGGATTCCGCTGGCTCGAGCTGGTCACGTCGTTGGGCCTGGGCGGCTGCCTCGCCGACGACATGGGCCTGGGCAAGACCGTCCAGCTGATCGCCCTGCACCTGCACCGATCGGCGGCGGTGACCACCCGACCGACCCTCGTCGTGTGTCCCGCTTCGGTCCTGGGGAACTGGTCGCGCGAGCTCGCCAGGTTCGCACCGACGGTCGAGGTCCGCACCTTCCACGGACCGGGCCGCACCCTGGCCGAGATTCCTGCCGGGGCGGTCGTGCTCACCACGTTCGGCACCCTGCGCGCCGACGTGCAGACCCTGGCCGGGACGCCGTGGGGCATGGTCGTGGCCGACGAGGCCCAGCACGTCAAGAACTCACGGGCCGCCACGTCCACCGCCGTGCGGTCGCTCCCCTCACTGGTCCGGGTCGCGCTCACCGGCACGCCGGTCGAGAACGACCTCGAGGAGCTGTGGTCGATCCTCGACTGGACCACGCCCGGGCTGCTGGGGACCCGGGCCGCGTTCCGCCGGCAGTTCGCGCAACCGGTCGAGGCGGGCAGCCAGATCGCCGCCGACGAGCTCGCCACGCTCGTGCGTCCGCTGGTGCTGCGCCGGCGCAAGACCGATCCGGGCATCGCGCCGGACCTGCCGCCCAAGACGGTCACCGACCTGGCGGTGACCTTCGGGTCCGCCCAGGCCCGTCTGTACGAGCAGACCGTGGCGGCCGGCATGCAGCGCGTGCGGGAGTCCACCTCGATGCAGCGCCGCGGCCAGGTGCTGGCGCTGATCACGCGGTGCAAGCAGGTGTGCGACCACCCCGCCCTCGTCGAGCACCGGGGCGCGTCGGCCAAGCTCGACGTGCTCGACGACCTCGTCGACACGATCGTCGCCGAGGACGGCCGCGCCCTGGTGTTCACCCAGTACGTCCGCATGGGCGAGCTGCTGGTCGACCACTGGACCGAGCGCGAGGTGTCCCACCGGTTCCTCCACGGGTCCCTACCGGTCGGCCAGCGGCAGCGCATGGTCGACGAGTTCCAGGCCGGCGACCTGCCCGTGCTGCTGCTGTCGCTGCGCGCCGGCGGCACGGGCCTCAACCTGACCGCCGCCGACCACGTCATCCACTACGACCGGTGGTGGAACCCCGCGGTCGAGGACCAGGCCACCGACCGCGCCCACCGCATCGGCCAGACCAAGCCGGTGCAGGTGCACCGCCTCACCGTCGGCGGCACCGTCGAGGACGGCATCGCCGACCTCATCGAGCGCAAGCGGGCCCTGGCCGACGCCGTCATCAACACCGGCGAGACCGCCCTCACCGAGCTCAGCGACGAGGACCTCGAACAGCTGCTGCGCCTGCGCCGCTAG